The window ACGCCATGCATGACAGCCTCACTCCCCTTGGAGGAATGGTTTCCATGTTCCTCATGCAGCTGGGTGAAATCGTATTCGGCGGCGTGGGAAGCGGACTTTACGGGATGCTCGCTTTTGTACTCCTCACCGTATTTATTGCGGGTCTGATGGTCGGCAGGACGCCGGAGTATCTGGGGAAAAAGGTAGACCCCTTTGATATGAAAATGGTGTGCCTGATCGTCCTGGTTCCTCCGCTTCTGACCCTTTTGGGAACTTCTGCCGCGGTATTAGCGCCTGAGGCCCGGTCATGGCTGACCAATTCAGGAGCCCATGGATTTTCGGAAATTTTATATGCCTTTTCATCCATGGCAAATAACAACGGCAGCTCCTTTGGAGGTTTTCAGGGGAATACCGTATTTACCAATGTATCAGGCGGGGTCATTATGCTGATGGTCCGCTTTATTCCCATGACGGCAGTTATTTTCCTTGCAGGGAATATGGCGCAGAAAAAGGCAGTTGCCGTCAGTGAAGGGACGCTGTCCACCAGCAATACCGTATTTGTCGGGCTGTTGATCGGAGTGATCCTCATCATAGGCGCCTTAAGCTTTTTGCCGGCCCTGGCCCTTGGCCCGATTGCTGATTTTTTAACAATCCAGTGATAGAAGGTGATTGAAATGGAAAAAAAGAGTATTGATAAAAGCATCTTTTATGATGCGCTGAAACAGTCCTTTGTAAAGCTGTCTCCCCGTGTGCAGGTGAAAAATCCTGTCATGCTGGTAGTTTATATAGGCGGGGTCCTGACCGGGGTTTTATATTTTCTTTCCTTTGCAGGGCTTAAGGATGAAAATTCCGGTTATACCTTAACCATATCGTTGATTTTATGGTTTACCGTGTTGTTTGCCAACTTTGCAGAGGCCATTGCAGAAGGGCGGGGGCGGGCCCAGGCAGACAGCCTTCGCAGCGCTAAAAAGGATGTAAAAGCGAAAAAGCTGAGCTCTCCCGCCAATACGGACGATTATACGGAAGTCCTTTCCAACACATTAAAGAAGGGCGATGTCGTATATGTAAAGGCCGGTGAGCAGATCCCAATGGATGGAGAAGTGATCGATGGGGCTGCCTCTGTGGACGAAAGTGCCATTACCGGAGAATCGGCGCCGGTCATCCGGGAATCAGGCGGGGACAGGAGCGCGGTCACAGGGGGAACCACCCTGGTGTCCGACTGGCTGGTCATTGAGGTGACGGCAGAGGCAGGAGAAAGCTTCCTGGATAAAATGATTTCCATGGTAGAGGGCGCATCCAGAAAGAAAACGCCCAATGAAGTGGCTCTGCAGATCTTGCTCATAACCCTTACCATTATCTTTCTGGTGGTAACGGCAGCTCTTCGGCCCTTTACCGGCTTTGCGAGCCTTCAGGCAGGGGGCGGTTCCGCCATTTCCATCACCAATGTCATAGCACTTTTGGTATGCCTTGCTCCTACCACCATAGGTGCTCTTCTTTCCTCCATCGGAATTGCCGGCATGAGCCGCTTAAATCAGGCCAATGTTCTGGCAATGAGCGGGCGTGCCATTGAAGCCGCCGGAGATGTGGATGTGCTGCTGCTTGACAAGACCGGGACCATTACCCTGGGAAACCGTCAGGCCAGCGAATTTCTCCCGGTCGGAACCGTTACGGAGCGGGAGCTTGCTGATGCGGCTCAGCTTTCATCCCTTGCGGACCAGACGGCAGAAGGCAGAAGCATTGTGGTACTGGCAAAGGAACGGTTTGGAATACGGGGCAGAGAGCTTTCAGCCCTGGGCGCGGCCTTTGTGGCGTTTACGGCAAAGACCAGGATGAGCGGCATTGACTACCAGGGCAATGAGATAAGAAAGGGCGCCGCCGATACCATCAAAGCATATGTGCTGGAAAAGGGCGGCAGATACCCTGAGGAATGTGAGAAGCTTGTAAAGCATGTTGCTGAGGCAGGAGGCACCCCTCTTGTGGTGGCAAAAAACCATCAGGTGATGGGAGTGGTTTATTTAAAGGACATCGTAAAAAACGGCGTAAAGGAACGCTTTGAGGATCTGCGGAAAATGGGCATCAAAACCGTTATGATCACCGGCGACAATCCCATGACTGCGGCGGCTATCGCTGCGGAAGCGGGAGTTGACGATTTTCTGGCAGAGGCAACGCCGGAAGCAAAGCTGGCCCTTATCCGCGATTATCAGGCAAAAGGCCATCTGGTGGCCATGACAGGTGACGGTACAAACGATGCTCCTGCCCTGGCCCAGGCAGATGTAGCGGTGGCCATGAACACAGGGACCCAGGCCGCAAAGGAGGCGGGAAACATGGTGGATCTAGATTCCAGCCCAACCAAGCTCATTGATATTGTCCGGATCGGCAAACAGCTTTTAATGACAAGAGGTTCTTTGACCACCTTTAGCGTGGCAAATGATGTGGCAAAGTATTTTGCCATTATTCCGGTGCTGTTCTTTGGTATTTACCCCCAGCTTTCGGCCCTGAATTTTATGGGGCTGACCAGCGCCAAAAGCGCCATGCTTTCCGCGATCATTTACAACGGGCTGATCATTATTGCCCTGATTCCTCTGGCTCTTAAGGGGGTAAAGTACCGGGAACTGCCTGCTGAAAAGCTTCTGAAACGGAACCTGCTGGTCTATGGCCTGGGCGGGATCTGCGCACCGTTTCTTGCAATCAAACTGATTGACATGATTCTGACCGCGTGCGGTCTTGCATAAGGGAGATGGAGACTATGAAAATCATGAAATTATTCAGAGCCGCGGCCGTATGCTTTGGCATCATGACCATATTGTGCGGCATCGTTTATACGGCAGCCGTTACGGGAGCTGCCCAGCTGTTATTTCCGGATCAGGCCAACGGCAGCATGATCGTTGTCACCCAAAAAGACGGGTCTCAAAAAGAGTATGGATCGGAGTGGATCGCTCAGGAATTTACAAAACCTCAATACCTGATAGGAAGGCCGTCAGGCGTGTCAAACCTCTCCCCTGTGGGAAAAGAACAGCAGGAGCTTGTTTCGGAGCGTATCAGCCGGTGGCATTCCTTTGACCCGGATAATAAGGCGGATATCCCCATGGACTTGGTTACAGCCTCAGGCAGCGGCGTTGACCCTCATATTTCCCCTGATGCGGCGGAATACCAGGTAGCAAGGATCGCGGCTGCCAGGAATATAACAGAAGATCAGGTGAGAAGCATTATCAGGACTTATACAAAAGGCCGTTTCCTGGGATTCATAGGCCAGCCGGCGGTCAATGTCTTACAGGTCAATTTAGCGCTTGATGGTTTGCTGAAACCGGAAAAAGTGGTATGATATGGGAATATAAAGGTGGTGGATGAATGGAACCATTGGATCACAGACCTGACCCTGACGCGATTTTAGAAGATATTTTGGTGCGTCGGGATCAAAGGCCGGGAAGATTAAAGATATTTTTTGGGTATGCTGCCGGAGTGGGAAAGACTTATGCAATGCTTGACGATGCCCATGACCGGTTAACAAGCGGGATCGACGTTCTGGTGGGGTATATTGAACCCCATACCCGTCCTGAGACCATGCAGAAGCTGCATGGTCTTCCGGTCCTTCCCCCGAAAACAGTATCATACCGGACCATGGAGCTAAAGGAGTTTGACCTGGATAAAGCTCTGGAGCGAAAGCCGGAGCTGATCCTTGTGGATGAACTGGCTCACACCAATGCAGAAGGCGGCCGGAATAAAAAGCGTTATCAGGACATTGAAGAGCTGTTGGGAGCAGGAATCGATGTTTATACAACGGTGAATGTCCAGCATATGGAAAGCCTCAATGATATGATTGAAAACATTACAAAGGTCAGGGTCCGGGAAACCGTGCCGGATTACATTTTTGACCGTGCTGAAAAGATTGAGCTGGTGGATCTTGCGCCGGACGAACTGCTGCGCCGTCTGGAAGAGGGGAAAATATACCGTCCTGAACGGGCGGAGGCTGCCGTCCAGAACTTTTTTACCCAGGAAAATCTACGGCTTTTGCGGGAAATTGCCCTCCGCTGTGCCGCGGACAAGATCAGCCTGGAAAATCAGAATGAGCGGAGCCTGTCTGATAAAATGGCAAATACCAAGCTGCTTGTCTGCATCGGTGCTTCTCCTTCATCGGCAAAATGCATCCGGTGGACAGCCCGGGCGGCGGAAGCCTTCCATGCAAGCTGGACCGCGTTGTATGTGGAGGATATAGGGAATGAGGATCTCACTGCGGAACAGCAGAAAACCCTTCGGTCCAACTTAGACCTGGCGGAAAAGCTGGGGGCAGAGACCGTCAACCTTACCGGCCATGATATTGCCGTTACCGTATCGGAATATGCAAAGCTTTCCGGAATCACAAATATTGTGGTGGGAAAAAGCAGAAATAAAAAGACACTTAAAAACCTGTTTGATATGGATTTTGAAGACAAGCTCATCTCTCTTTTGCCAAACATTGAGATTCATATTATACCGGGAAATACAGGCAGGCGAAGCTATAAAAAGCCCAAAAAAGGAGTAAGGTTTGAAACGTTCCATTTTTCCTGGGGGGATGCCATAAAAACCTTCTCCATTCTGGTGGCTGCCACTCTGCTGTCTTATGGAATCCGCAGGCTTGACATTATGAACCAGAATATTATTATGGTTTATATTTTTTCCGTTCTGCTGGTTTCCCGTATGACAGAAGGGTATTGGTACGGAATCATTGCTTCAGTAATCAGCGTGCTGACCTTTAACTTCTTTTTTACGGAACCCTATTTCACCTTTAATGCCATCCAGACCGGTTATCCCCTCACCTTTGCGATCATGCTTTTAGTGGCCCTGATCACCAGTGCCCTTACCGTGCGCATTAAGGCAGAAGCCCGGCTTGCCGTAAGGAGGGAACACCGCACGGAAATTCTGTATGAGATCAACAAAAGGCTTCTTGCCACCAGGGGCCTTGACCGGATCGTGGCACTTACAAATGATTACGTTGTCAAGCTGTTCGGACGTTCCATAATCTTTTTCACCGTTGACCCTGAACAGGGAGAGGACGGGGAAGTGGCCCAGGCATCGGATGACCTGGGTGCCTCTGTCTTAAACTCTGCCGATGAAAAAGCAGTCGCCCACTGGGTGTTCTTAAACCAGAAGCGGGCAGGAGCGGGAACTGATACCCTTATGGGAGCGGCGGCGTTTTATATGCCGGTGATCTCACAGGGAAAGGTTCTTGCCGTCTGGGGAGTTTCCTGCAAAAATGGAACCCTTGATCACAGCACCCGCCTGTTTTTGCGCATGATCGCTTCCCAGGTGGCAATGGCCTTAGAGCGGCAGCAGCTTTCTGATGAACAGCGAAACATCATGGTGGAATCGGAAAAGGAGAAGATGCGGAGCACCCTTTTGCGGGCCATCTCCCATGACCTTCGCACTCCCCTTGCAGGTATCCTGGGAGCCAGCTCTGCCATCCGTGAAAACGGGAAAACGCTTGACGAGAATACCCGGGACAGTCTGGTGGCCAACATACAGGAGGAATCCCAGTGGCTCATACGCATGGTAGAAAATCTCCTTTCCGTGACACGGATCAACGAGGACGCTTCCAATCTTACCAAAAGTCAGGAGGCAGCCGAGGAGGTTATCGGAGAAGCTGTCAGCCGGGTCAAAAGGAGATTTCCTCAAGCCCGGATCCTTGTCCATGTCCCTGAGGAATTCTTAGAGGTACCAATGGATGGGACCCTGATCGTGCAGGTGCTCATAAACCTTCTTGAAAATGCCATAAAATACTCTCCGGGGGATTCTCCCGTTGAGGTTTGCCTGGAGAAAGAAGGAGCATGGGCCAGATTCCAGGTGCTGGACAGGGGGAGGGGGATTCCCAATGAAGATCTTCCCCATTTATTTACAGGCTATAGGCCCAGTGAAAGCAAAAGTGCCGATTCCTCCAGAGGAATGGGGATCGGCCTGTCCATCTGCAAGACCATAGTAAGTGCCCATCAGGGAAGCTTAGAAGCGGAAAACAGAAAAGACGGAGGAACAATATTCCGCTTTACCCTGCCTTTGAAAGGAAGTGAATGAATATGGATATGAAACCAATGGTATTGATCATTGAGGATGAGGAGGCCATCTGCAATTTTATCTCTGCCATTCTTACCTCAAACGGTTATCAGGTGGTGAAAGCCAAAACAGGGAGGGAAGGGCTTTCCCTGTTCACCTCCCATGTTCCTGATATCATCCTTCTGGACTTAGGCCTGCCGGACATTGACGGAACAGAGATACTGAAAACCATACGCCAATGGTCTAAAACCCCTGTGATCGTTGTCTCTGCCCGGGGCCATGAGCGGGAAAAGGTGGCTGCCCTTGATTTTGGCGCTGATGATTATATTGTGAAGCCATTTGGAACCTGGGAACTCCTGGCCAGGATAAGGACAGCAATGCGGCACAGCCCCCAGACGGCCGGAGCGGAAGCTTCAGGAGAAGAAAAGGTCATCATCGGAAATCTGGAGATCGATTACAGCAAACGGGCGGTATACAAAGCCGGAGAAAAAATCCATTTAACGCCCATAGAATATAAGCTGTTGGTTTTACTGTCCCAAAATGCGGGCAAGGTTCTCACCCACGATTTTATCATACGGGAAATATGGGGAGTCTATACGGATGAAAGCCATACCCTTCGTGTCAACATGGCTAACATACGGAGAAAGATAGAGACAAATCCCGGAGAGCCTCAGTACATCCTTACGGAAATGGGTGTGGGATACCGGATGGCGGAAGAAGTAACGGAAATGCGGGAAGAATGATAAAAGCCGGAGGAGAAGGCATTTGATTGCCTCTTCTTCGGCTTTTTGCGGATAAACGGTTTCCTCATTTTTTCCTTAAGCGGGGATTGTATGGGGAAAGAAGCCGTCAGTTCTGAGGATAAAGCAGCTGGTCGTCATCGATCCCATACAGCACGGAATTAAGGAATTTTCCAGCCCAATATCGTGCCATCCCTAAATTCATGTCAAGGTAATTCCCGCAGTCCCTGGCAGAAGCGCCTGGAACTTCCTCTTCAAAGTCCCGGATGAATTCGTACATTTCTGTAATCAGCGGAACAATGTCTCTGGACTTGTAATCCCCGGACAGCAGAAGGTAAAAGCCGGTGCGGCAGCCCATGGGGCCAAAGTAAAGGACCCGGGAAGCAAAGGTTTCGTGGTTGCGCAGGAAGGTGGCCCCCAGATGCTCAATGGTATGAATTTCGGCTGTATTCATGACAGGCTCAAAGTTGGGGCGGGTCATGCGGATATCGAAAGTGGTGATGACAGAGTCCCCGGCCTGGTCCTTGCGGGAGACATAGATGCCTGGAAGAAGTTTTAAGTGGTTGATGGTAAAGCTGGTTATTTTTTCCATGGTTATCATGTCCTTTCTGAGAATGGTTTTATGGGGTTCATAGTTTTTTTCTTTCTATTGCTAAAATTATAATAAAAAAAACAGCTCCCTGCAAGAGAAAACGTTTCGGCCGGTTATAAAATCGCCTCCCGGATTATCCTTCGGTCTTAGAATAAAATTCCCTTCCTGTCTCATACCATAGTATAGGTTATCAGAAATCGCCTTTCAGATTTCTGTTAAAAGGCAGTGCTTTTACTGCCGTCCATCCGATTATGAAAACATCTTTTTGTTTTCATAATATGAGAAACGGGAAGGAGCGTCATAATGGAAGAATGGTTTCGTTTATCAGAGGATGAAGTCCTTGCAGAGCTTGGCGCAGGCAGGAACGGGCTGGATTCCCGTGAAGTCCTTAGGCGCAGGCAGATATATGGTTCCAATACACTGAAGAAGGCGGAACGCAAGAACGCTTTCCAGGTATTTTTGGACCAGTTTAAAGACTTATTGGTCATCATCCTGATTATAGCAGCAGTGATCTCCATGATATCCGGTGATGTGGAAAGCACGGGAGTGATCTTTGCGGTACTTCTGCTGAATGCGGTGCTGGGGACGGTGGAGCACCAGAAGGCGGAAAAGTCTCTGGATAGCCTTATGGCTCTGTCATCGCCGGCTGCAAAGGTCATAAGAGATGGCAGGAAGCAGGAGATTTTGTCTTCTGAGATCGTGCCGGGGGATATCCTGCTTTTGGAAGCAGGGGATATGGTGGCGGCAGACGGCCGGATTTTAGAAAATTACTCCCTTTTGGTCAATGAAAGCTCTCTCACCGGAGAATCCGTCAATGTGGAGAAACGGACGGGAAGGATCATGGAAAAAAAGGTGCCTTTGGCAGAGCAGGCAAACATGGTATTTTCCGGCTCCCTGGTGGCCTCAGGCAGGGCAAAGGCATTGGTTACAGGGACAGGAATGGATACGGAAATCGGCAGGATCGCTTCCCTCATGAATGACACCGGAGAAAAAAAGACCCCTCTCCAGGTGAGCCTGGACCAGTTCGGAAGCAGGCTGGCGGCAGGAATCCTGTTTGTCTGTGCGGTGGTTTTTGGACTCAGCATTTATCGGAGGATGCCGGTTCTGGATTCCCTGATGTTTGCCGTGGCCCTGGCAGTTGCGGCGATCCCGGAGGCGCTAAGCTCCATTGTCACCATTGTGCAGGCCATGGGCACTCAGAAAATGGCCGGGGAAAATGCAATTATAAAGGATTTAAAGGCCGTGGAAAGTCTTGGCTGCGTTTCAGTCATCTGTTCCGATAAGACGGGAACATTGACACAGAACCGCATGACCGTGCAGCAGGTCTACGTAAACAGCCGCCTTTATCCTCCGGAGCTTTTAAACAAGGAAGTTCCTGTACATAAATATCTGCTGTATGATGCTGTTTTAAACAATGATTCCGCTTATATAGAAGGAAAGCTGATCGGAGATCCCACGGAGGCTGCGCTGGTGCAGATGGCGGAGCGGGCAGGAATGGAAGAGGAAGCCATGAAGTCCTATTACCCCAGGGCAGGTGAGCTCCCTTTTGATTCCCAGAGAAAGCTTATGAGCACCATGCACAGGATCGAGGGAAAGAGAGTCCTGTTCACAAAGGGTGCGGTGGATGTGCTGCTTCCCAGGGTCAGCCATATCTGGACAGGGGAAGGGGTCCGTCCCATAAGGGATGGGGACCGGCAGAACCTGACAGAACAGAACATGGAGTTTTCCAAGCAGGGGCTAAGAGTCCTGACCTTTGCCTGCAGGGAGATGCAAGAGGATGAAAGGCTGACGGAAAAGTCGGAGTCCGGCTATACCTTTCTGGGAATGGCCGCAATGATGGACCCGCCCCGTCCGGAAACCAGGAATGCAGTGCTGAATGCCAGGAGAGCAGGCATCCGTCCGGTGATGATAACTGGAGATCATAAGATTACCGCAGCGGCCATTGCGGAGAAAATCGGCATTCTGGGGGAAGATGATCTGGCGGTCAGCGGACCGGAGCTTGATGAAATGCCGGAAGAGGAATTAAACCGCAGGCTGGAACACATCAGCGTTTACGCCCGGGTTTCACCTGAACACAAGATACGGATCGTCCGTTCCTGGCAGAAAAAGGGCCATATCGTAGCCATGACAGGAGACGGGGTCAATGATGCTCCCGCCTTAAAGCAGGCGGACATCGGAGTGGCTATGGGAAAAATGGGGACAGAAGTGTCAAAGGATGCATCTGCCATGATCCTTACTGATGATAACTTTGCAACCATTATCAAGGCGGTTGCAAACGGCCGCAATGTTTACCGGAACATCAGGAATGCCATTAAATTTCTTTTATCAGGGAATATGGCAGGGATCTTATGTGTGTTATATACATCCTTCCTGGCACTTCCCACCCCCTTTGCGCCGGTGCACCTACTGTTTATCAACCTTTTGACAGATTCTCTCCCAGCTATTGCCATTGGCATGGAAAAGGCGGAAGCAGATCTTTTGGCCCAAAAGCCCAGAAACCCTAAAGAAGGAATCTTAACAAAGCGTTTTGTCTTTCAGATCCTGCTTCAGGGGGCCCTTATTGCGGCCTGTACCATGACCTCCTACCACACGGGACTGGTGACAGGAAGTGAGGCAGCAGCCAGCACCATGGCATTTTCCACCCTGACCCTTGCAAGGCTGTTTCACGGCTTTAACTGCAGAAGCGGCCATTCCATTTTGAAGATCGGCTTTAAAAGCAATTTGTGGAGCATTATGGCCTTTGAGGCAGGGGCTGTTCTTTTGGCGGCCGTGCTGTTCATACCAGGGCTTCATACCTTTTTTTATGTGGCAGATTTGACTGCAAGGCAGTTTATTACCATCTTCATTTTTGCATTTATACCCACGCTTGTGATCCAGGCATTTAAGACCGTAAGAGAGAGCCTTCACTGAGAAAATAATGCCCTTAAATCTTGACATAGTTTTTGGTACATGGTAGTATTAAGTAAATATAAATACATAGCCTAAGAGATGACAGAGCCAGGTGATGAGTGCGGGTAACCGTTCATTTCCAAGGCTCTTTCTTTATTCCTTGAGAAAAATTTAACAAGGGATAAAATCCGGAGGCAATTACTGGAAGGGGAAGGGAATTATGGGAAGATATGTCATTGCCTTAGATCAGGGCACGACAAGTTCCAGATGCATCCTGTTCGATGAGCAGGGGAACATCTGCAGTGCAGCACAAAAGGAGTTTACTCAGATTTTTCCGCAGCCGGGGTGGGTGGAGCATGATCCAATGGAGATATGGTCCTCACAGCTTTCCGTGACCATGGAGGCCATGGGAAAGATAGGGGCCCATTACAGCGACATTGCTGCAATCGGGATCACCAACCAAAGGGAAACCACGGTGGTCTGGGATAAGGAGACAGGGGAGCCGGTTTACCATGCCATTGTATGGCAGTGCCGCAGGACGGCAGACAGGATCGAGAAGCTTAAATCTGACGGCCTGGAGGAGCTTATCATTGAAAGGACCGGGCTCATCCCTGACGCTTATTTTTCAGGAAGCAAGATCGAATGGATCCTGGACAATGCAGAGGGTGCAAGAGAGCGGGCGGACCGGGGAGAATTGCTGTTTGGAACCGTGGACACCTGGCTGATCTGGAACCTGACCAAGGGCTGCATTCATGTGACCGATTATACCAATGCCTCACGTACCATGCTTTTTGACATCCATAAAAAGTGCTGGGATGAAGAAATACTGGAATATTTCCGCATTCCCCGCACCATGCTGCCTGATGTTAAGCCTTCAAGCTGTGTCTATGGCTACACTTCTTCGGATGTGATGGGAGGGAAGATTCCCATTGCAGGAGCGGCAGGAGACCAGCAGGCGGCATTGTTCGGCCAATGCTGCTTTGAGGCGGGAGAGATGAAAAATACTTATGGAACCGGCTGCTTTCTCCTCATGAATACAGGAGAAAAGGCGGTAAAGTCAGAGCACGGGCTTTTGACCACCATAGCAGCCAGTGAACAGGATAAGATTCAGTACGCCCTGGAAGGAAGCGTCTTTGTGGCAGGGGCTGCCGTACAGTGGCTCAGGGATGAGATGCGCATGGTCCGATCCGCGCCCCAGACAGAGGAATACTGCAATGCAGTGGAAGATACGGGAGGAGTCTATGTGGTTCCTGCTTTTGCAGGGCTGGGAGCTCCTTATTGGGATCAGTATGCAAGGGGAACCATTGTAGGGGTGACAAGGGGAACCAGCAAAGAGCAGTTTATCCGGGCTACGGTGGAATCCATGGCTTACCAGGTGTATGATCTGATTGAGGCAATGGAACAGGATTCCGGAATACATTTAAAGGAGCTGAGGGTGGATGGAGGAGCGTGCGCCAACAACTTCCTGCTTCAGTTCCAGTCAGATGTGCTGGATGCACGGATCGTCAGGCCGGAATGCATTGAGACCACTGCCCTTGGTGCTGCGTATCTGGCAGGTCTTGCGGTAGGATACTGGAAGGACCGGGAAGAGATCAAGAAAAACTGGAAGGCTTCCAGGGCGTTTGACAGCCAGATGGAGCTGGAATACCGGAAAAAGCTGGTAAAGGGCTGGAAGAGGGCTGTAAAATGTGCGCTCTTATGGTCTGAGGACGAGTCGTAGAACGTGGAGGGGTAGGATTTGGAAGGTACATATATATTGTTTGGGGGATTTACCTTATCATATGTGATGATTCAGCTGGAATATATGCTGCGGATCATTACTGCCGGCCTTTTGGGGTTTTTGATCGGCAGTGAGAGAAAAAACCGGAATAAATCAGCCGGAATCCGGACCCATGCCATTGTGGCGATCGGCTCATCCCTTATGATGGTGGTTTCCAAGTATGGATTTCCGGACATTCCCACCAGCGACGGGGCCAGGATCGCAGCTCAGGTAGTCAGCGGAGTGGGATTTTTAGGGGCAGGTGTTATTTTTGTCCGGAACAATCTGGTAAACGGTCTGACAACGGCAGCCGGAATATGGGCTACTGCCGGAGTAGGGCTGGCTCTTGGGGCGGGCCAGTACATTGTGGGCATATTGTCAGCGGTTCTCATCATTGTCATGCAGATGCTGACCCACAGGATCAGCTATTTTGCCCAGGTGGCCTCCTGCGGCTGCCTGCGTATGACCATAGCGCAGAAGTCCGGAGCAGTGAAAAGCATGGAGGAGTTTTTAGAAAAGGAAAAGGTAGAAATCTCTTCCGTGAAGATCAACAAGAATAAAAAGGATGAGATCAAGCTGGAATTTGAAGTCATCTATCCGCCGGGCTTTGACAAGGGGGCCTTGTTATCCAAGCTGGCGGAGGAGAATACGGTCATGGCGGTGAGCGAATAGGATGCTCATGGCAGAAAAATCTTGACAATCCCGCAAGGGTTGTGCTAGCATTAAGTCAACAGAATATAAAAACCTTTGAGATGAAAGAGTAAGGGAATAATACGGAGGGATCCGTGTATTTTCCTTACTCTTTTTTATATTATAAAAACAATTTCCACAAATATGGGTGACCATTATGGATATGGAGGAGAAAAACATGAAGGAAATGAGTTACGATGCAGCGATCATCGGCGGCGGCGTAATCGGCTGTGCAATTGCAAGAGAACTGGCCCGCTATGATCTTGGCATCTGCGTCATTGAGAAGGAGGAGGACGTCTGTTCCGGCACATCAAAGTCCAACAGCGCCATTGTCCATGCAGGACACGATGCGGTGCCCGGGTCTTTTAAGGCCAGGTTCAATGTAGAAGGCAACCGCATGATGGGAGAGCTTTCAGAGGAACTGGATTTCTCATTGATCCGGAACGGTTCTCTGGTGCTTTGCTTTTCGGAAGAAGATATGCCTGCTCTGAAAGAGCTTTATGAGAAGGGGATAGAAAACGGTGTCCCCGGCTTATCCATCCTTTCCGGCGATGAGGTGAGGGCAATGGAGCCTAATGTGACGGATCAGGCTGTGGCGGCCCTATATGCGCCTACCGGCGGGATCGTCTGCCCCTTTGGCCTGACCATTGCACTGGCGGAAAATGCCTGTGACAACGGCGTAGAATTTTTATTTAATACTGAGGTGAAAGAAATTCATAAAACAGAAAAGGGCTATGACTTAAAAACCGGAGATGGGATCATCCATGCCTCCTATGTGATCAATGCTGCAGGAGTCTATGCCGATGTATTTCATAACATGGTGAGTGAAGAAAAGATCCGCATCACCGCAAGAAAAGGGGATTACTGCCTGCTGGATAAGGAGGCAGGGACCCATGTGTCCCATACTATCTTCCAGCTTCCGGGCAAAATGGGAAAAGGCGTGCTGGTAACCCCTACCGTCCACGGCAACTTACTGACCGGGCCTACGGCAAGTGATGTGGAAGATAAGGAAGGCGTGAGGACGACAGCAAAGGAGCTGTCGGACATCATGGAAAAAGCTGCCTGGGGAGTGAA of the Lacrimispora indolis DSM 755 genome contains:
- a CDS encoding NAD(P)/FAD-dependent oxidoreductase; its protein translation is MKEMSYDAAIIGGGVIGCAIARELARYDLGICVIEKEEDVCSGTSKSNSAIVHAGHDAVPGSFKARFNVEGNRMMGELSEELDFSLIRNGSLVLCFSEEDMPALKELYEKGIENGVPGLSILSGDEVRAMEPNVTDQAVAALYAPTGGIVCPFGLTIALAENACDNGVEFLFNTEVKEIHKTEKGYDLKTGDGIIHASYVINAAGVYADVFHNMVSEEKIRITARKGDYCLLDKEAGTHVSHTIFQLPGKMGKGVLVTPTVHGNLLTGPTASDVEDKEGVRTTAKELSDIMEKAAWGVKNIPFRQIITSFSGLRAHEDGDDFILGEISDAAGFFDAAGIESPGLTSAPAIGVYIAELVAGKAGAYKKENFKATRKGILDPQRLSFDERAELIKKNPQYGTIICRCEGVSEGEIVDSITRTLGAVSLDGIKRRVRAGMGRCQAGFCAPRTMEILARETGRTMEDICKNRPGSNLVTGHK
- a CDS encoding MgtC/SapB family protein, which codes for MEGTYILFGGFTLSYVMIQLEYMLRIITAGLLGFLIGSERKNRNKSAGIRTHAIVAIGSSLMMVVSKYGFPDIPTSDGARIAAQVVSGVGFLGAGVIFVRNNLVNGLTTAAGIWATAGVGLALGAGQYIVGILSAVLIIVMQMLTHRISYFAQVASCGCLRMTIAQKSGAVKSMEEFLEKEKVEISSVKINKNKKDEIKLEFEVIYPPGFDKGALLSKLAEENTVMAVSE
- a CDS encoding cation-translocating P-type ATPase — translated: MEEWFRLSEDEVLAELGAGRNGLDSREVLRRRQIYGSNTLKKAERKNAFQVFLDQFKDLLVIILIIAAVISMISGDVESTGVIFAVLLLNAVLGTVEHQKAEKSLDSLMALSSPAAKVIRDGRKQEILSSEIVPGDILLLEAGDMVAADGRILENYSLLVNESSLTGESVNVEKRTGRIMEKKVPLAEQANMVFSGSLVASGRAKALVTGTGMDTEIGRIASLMNDTGEKKTPLQVSLDQFGSRLAAGILFVCAVVFGLSIYRRMPVLDSLMFAVALAVAAIPEALSSIVTIVQAMGTQKMAGENAIIKDLKAVESLGCVSVICSDKTGTLTQNRMTVQQVYVNSRLYPPELLNKEVPVHKYLLYDAVLNNDSAYIEGKLIGDPTEAALVQMAERAGMEEEAMKSYYPRAGELPFDSQRKLMSTMHRIEGKRVLFTKGAVDVLLPRVSHIWTGEGVRPIRDGDRQNLTEQNMEFSKQGLRVLTFACREMQEDERLTEKSESGYTFLGMAAMMDPPRPETRNAVLNARRAGIRPVMITGDHKITAAAIAEKIGILGEDDLAVSGPELDEMPEEELNRRLEHISVYARVSPEHKIRIVRSWQKKGHIVAMTGDGVNDAPALKQADIGVAMGKMGTEVSKDASAMILTDDNFATIIKAVANGRNVYRNIRNAIKFLLSGNMAGILCVLYTSFLALPTPFAPVHLLFINLLTDSLPAIAIGMEKAEADLLAQKPRNPKEGILTKRFVFQILLQGALIAACTMTSYHTGLVTGSEAAASTMAFSTLTLARLFHGFNCRSGHSILKIGFKSNLWSIMAFEAGAVLLAAVLFIPGLHTFFYVADLTARQFITIFIFAFIPTLVIQAFKTVRESLH
- the glpK gene encoding glycerol kinase GlpK, yielding MGRYVIALDQGTTSSRCILFDEQGNICSAAQKEFTQIFPQPGWVEHDPMEIWSSQLSVTMEAMGKIGAHYSDIAAIGITNQRETTVVWDKETGEPVYHAIVWQCRRTADRIEKLKSDGLEELIIERTGLIPDAYFSGSKIEWILDNAEGARERADRGELLFGTVDTWLIWNLTKGCIHVTDYTNASRTMLFDIHKKCWDEEILEYFRIPRTMLPDVKPSSCVYGYTSSDVMGGKIPIAGAAGDQQAALFGQCCFEAGEMKNTYGTGCFLLMNTGEKAVKSEHGLLTTIAASEQDKIQYALEGSVFVAGAAVQWLRDEMRMVRSAPQTEEYCNAVEDTGGVYVVPAFAGLGAPYWDQYARGTIVGVTRGTSKEQFIRATVESMAYQVYDLIEAMEQDSGIHLKELRVDGGACANNFLLQFQSDVLDARIVRPECIETTALGAAYLAGLAVGYWKDREEIKKNWKASRAFDSQMELEYRKKLVKGWKRAVKCALLWSEDES